CTCCCAGGACTTGGCCTCCCGCGTCGTCTCCCGGAAGTCCACGTGGGCGCGCAGGAGGCCAACGACGCGCCGCTTCCAGTCCGCTTCGGGCAGCCCGGCCAACTCCTCCGCACAGGCCTGGGCCCGCTCGTCCTTGAGCTCCAGCTCGAAGCGGGTCCCGTAGGCCTCCCAGTCGGGATCGTGCCGCTTCTTCCGCTCCAGCCGCTTGTCGTAGACCCGGAGGAAGGTTTGGGAGGTGCGCTTCCCGAACTCCAGCGTCAGGCCCGTGTCCTCGAAGAAGTCCAGTTGCTCGTGGATTAGCCGGGAGTAGCGGCTCCGGCAGACGGCCCGGCCCGCGTGGGCGGCCTCATAGACCTGCTGGACCGTGACCCGCTGGAGCCGGTCATCGAGAGCGAGATCCAGGCGCGTGACGTGGCCGGCATGATCCAGGACCCACCGGATCACCGTCCGCACCTGTTCGATCGTCCAGGCGGCCAGGGCGGAGCCGGGGAGAGAGCAATGGACTTCCCGCGGGGCGCGCTTGGCGCCGGTGCCCATGCGGCCGACTTGCGCGCCGGAGAGACAGAGCCACCCTTCCGGGTAGCCGGAGAAGCCCTTCTCCGCCTGACACCAGTCGCCGCCCACCACGTCCTGGACCTCCTGGACCGTGGCCGAGGGGACGGTGAAGCCGAGCCAGTCTAGCTGGACCGTCGAGCCTTCCATGACTTCCGTTTCCGAAGGGACGCTGCACGTAGCGCCCCCGTCTTACTCAACGGGGGCTGGCCGTTCCCGTGCGGTCGGCTGTCGCCGATCCGCACGGCCCCTGGCCCTCGCTTCAAGGGGACCGTGAGTCCCAGCGCGCGCATGGCCCGGCGCACCGAGATTTCGCTGATCCCCAACTCAACGGCCAACTCCTTCACCGACAGCAGCGTCCTTCCCATCAGGTTCCTCCGTGGCAAGCCGCGCCCGTGTCAGTCGCCACCGTACCGACCGGGACACGGAAAGGGAATTGATCAGTTTTGATCTCTTTTGATCAGGAGTGATCAGTTTTGATCAAATCGGCCGCACGAAGGGCAAAACC
The sequence above is drawn from the Nitrospirota bacterium genome and encodes:
- a CDS encoding replication initiation factor domain-containing protein, coding for MEGSTVQLDWLGFTVPSATVQEVQDVVGGDWCQAEKGFSGYPEGWLCLSGAQVGRMGTGAKRAPREVHCSLPGSALAAWTIEQVRTVIRWVLDHAGHVTRLDLALDDRLQRVTVQQVYEAAHAGRAVCRSRYSRLIHEQLDFFEDTGLTLEFGKRTSQTFLRVYDKRLERKKRHDPDWEAYGTRFELELKDERAQACAEELAGLPEADWKRRVVGLLRAHVDFRETTREAKSWERARAPLCAWWEALTEGFKKAPLLLQKVQKQIEDVKQWAAKSLAPMLAVLYAHQEAGQAFMEELIQRGADRWKSRHLALLKRVSRTPYRLEPT